CGCCTGTGAAGGTACATTTGAAGCTGGATCCAGCAAAGAGCGCGTTCGGGGTCATTGCTGGAAAACTATTAGGTTTTTTTTAAGCAGGAAAGCAATAAAActggacccatcaaaaatcaaggccatccaAGAATTACCACCACCAAAGAGCAAGAAAGATTTCATAAGTTACTTGGGAAGATTAAATTACATCACTCGCTTCACAGCCCCATCCCTGGTAATCTGTGAACCCATTTGTAAGCTACTAAAGAAGGATGCTGCCACGAAATGGACGGAggagtgccagaaagccttcgacagaaTCAAAGAGTATCTTTCAAACCCGCCAGTGCTGGTTCCCCCTAAACCAGGGAAACCATTGTTGCTCTATTTGTCAGTCTTGGATAATGCCTTTGGCTGTGTGTTGGGGAAACACGATGAAACTGGGAGAAAGGAGAAGTCAATCTACTATCTAAGCAAGAATTTCACACCATGCGAGGCCAAGTACACTTTGATAGAACACACTTATTGTGCTCTGACTTGGATTGCTCAGAAGctaaggcattacatgtcagcATACACCACATATCTGATATCTCGGCTTGACCCGCTCAAGTACATATTTTAAAAGCCAATGCCTACCATAAAGCTAGCTAAATGGCAAATTCTCCTCAGCAAATTTGACATTATGTACATAACTCAAATGTCTATCAAAGGACAAGCTTTAGCCGACCACCTCGTCAAGAATCCAGTGGAAGGGGATTATGAACCACTTATCATGTATTTCCCCGATGAAGAAGTACTATTTGCCGGGGAAGATATTGCAGAATTATACACTAGGTGGaggatgtttttcgatggagcagcaaacttcaaaggagtcggGATTGGGGCAGTCCTGATTTTAGAATTTGGACAATACTATCCAGCAtcggcaaagataagattcctttgtaccaataatatggctgaatacgaGGCATGCATCCTTGGAATCATAATCGTAGTCGACATAAACATCAACGAACTTTTGGCCATAGGAGATTCCGATTTGCAGATCCACCAAGTCCAAGGAGAATGGTCaaccaagaatgtcaagatactGTCGTGCCTGCACAGTGTGAAGGAGCtgtgcaagaagttcacaaagattaAGTTCAAACACACCTCTAGAATTTAGAACGAGTTTGCCGACGCCCTTGCGACATTATCATCCATGATTCAACATCCGGACAAGAACTATATCGACCCCATCGAGATAGAAATCAAGGATCAACATGCCTATTGCTTCCATGTGAATGAAGAACCAGATGGTAAACCTTGGTATCACGACATAAAGAAGTTCCTTGCGACCCAGGAGTACCCAGAAaatgctactaatggtcaaaagTGAGCCCTCAGGAGGTTGGAAGCCACATGAAAGGGTTCAGGttagccaagaagattttgagagCGGGATACTTTTGGATGAATATGGAAAGAGACAGCATCCGctatgtgcagaagtgtcaccagtgccagatttATGAAgatttcatccgggttccacCAAATAAGTTTAATGCAATGGGTTTACCCTGGCCTTTCGCCGCCTGGGGCATGGACGTGATAGGACCCATAAAGCCTGCAACGTCAAACAGACATCATTTCATTTTGGTAGCCATCGActatttcaccaaatgggtcgaggcatcTACTTACAAGGCCTTCACAAAAAAAGGTAGTGACAGATTTTGTCCGGAACAACATCGTTTGTAGATTTGGGATACCGGAGtctattataacttcaatgcCACCAGCCTCAATAGCAACCTCATGAGGGAAATCTGTGAGAAGTTCAGAATCATCCACCATAATTCCACAGCTTATagaccacaaatgaatggggcagtcgaggcagctaacaagaatatcaagaggattcTATGAAAGATGGTGGACAATCATAGGCAATGGCATGAGAAGATAACTTTCACTTTATTAAGTTATCAGACTACCATGAGAACATCTCCTGTAGCAATGCCATACATATTGGTTTACGATACCGAAGCAGTGATACCCGTAGAAGTCGAAATACCGTCCTTAAGAGTCATTCAAGAAGCAAAATTGGACTACGCAAAGTGGATACGCGTCAGGCAAgaacaactcatgctcattgatgGAGAAAAGAATGGATGCAATATGTCATGGCCAGCTATACCCAAACAGGATGGCTAGTGCATTTAATAAATGAGTGAAGCCTCACCAATTCAAACCGGGGCagttggttttgaagaaaatctttccctATCAAGAAGAAGCTAAAGGGAAGTTTGCATCGATTGGCAAAGTCCATACGTGGTCCACAAAGTACTCTCTGGTAGAGCTTTAATCTCAGAAGAAATGGATGGATGAGTCAGCACGAAGCCGATCAACCCGGACGCAATCAAAAGATATTACCCCTAAAGACAGATAGAGTTAGGATTTTGATGTAACAGAACTACGTTAAACCTGACTTCCCACATAGGGATCCTTAGGCAACCTACGTAGGGTTCGGTTTCTCTCCCTCTTTCTCTTATAGTAGAAAAACCAAATGTCATTTTTGTATGTTGTTCAGGAACTAcgccgacttgatttcctcagaaaggaatacgtaggcaatcctcatcggattcagtcgtcttttgtaattgaactacgttctagCTTGATTCCActtggatatgtaggctgtctgAGTTAGACTCAGCTATTTGCTtttcttaatctcatcattttaCATCTGTTATAATTGAACTATGTTCCAACCTGATTCCGTTTTGGATACTTAAGCTGCCTGAGTCAGGCTTGGTCGTTTCATCACATTTCATCATTATCCCACGAACtacgttcagacctgattccattttggatacgtaggaaacctgaaagggttcggtcataaccttaggaaacCTCTGTAATGCATTAGCGTTAATTAGGACACAGTCGCAACAACAAGTAGCCGCATTGTCAGACACACCATGGAAGATCGACATCAACGGGATGAAGTTCTTGAAGTGATACGTTCACATGTGGAGAAACTTTtgtaacatgtcataatccgggACAACGCCGTTTTCCTTAAAATAAAcaagtattttcaaaatattttctaaaattatatataaagtaATATGTTCCATCTAGCGAACTTCTTGGCGCAATCATGTCAAAGGCTGGGGCAAATAAATATCATGGTCCACGCAAACCAACTCCCCCCTACTTAGAATCTTTCCTTGAGTGCCTCATCAATAGGGAGTTAAGAATCGCTGGGACCACACTGGGGAAAATGACGGACCCGCCACTTGCCTAAGATTATCTCTCCTGCTTTTACTTTCATTTTCTGAGAACAGCTGAGGCTAACTCTTGAATCCTTTGTAGGTGCTTCGGAATTAGATAGTTGGCACAGAAATATGTAAATAGCAAAATGTCTGTTCAATCAATCTGAGCACTATGTACAAATCGCACGATGACTTCGCTCATCGAAGTCCTGTAAATAGCAAACCGTCAGCTCAACCAACTGGAGCACCCTGTACATATCGCACGCCGGTTTCCATAATAAAAGTCCTGTATATTTAAAACCTTCAGCTCAATAAATCAGAGCACCTTGTATAAATAGAATGTTGGCTTCGCCAATTAGAGCCTTATATATAGCAAACTGCAAACTTCGCCAATGAAAAGCAGTTCGTAGCACCGCTCCATCAATCACGGATGCCGGAATAGACAATCACAAACCTCATCACCAACGTTCTACTAATTAATGGCCGCTACCTAGCTTCACAGTCAAGAGTATCTCATGGGCATGCTTATATTTCATTTCTctattactttgaatgttttaACGTATTGTTCATATAGATTTAGGCATGATTTCGATCGCTCCCGAGTGGAGATTGCTTTACATTTCCATGCAAAGCTCTCCATACAAGTGGAGAAGCACTTTACCAATCaatctctcccaacaagcggagacatttgtcagtgcaaagctctcccagaAAGCGGAGATGCACCTTACCAATCAAGCTCTTCCAACAAGGGGAGATAATTTTCAAATGATCCGACAGCTGCGGAACGGTACACAGCCCGGCTAACAAATCGAGTTAggatcaagtatcccatcatcaCAATCCCAAATAACGGCTCAACGGCAGCCAtgcatcatcattcctgcatcatttacatcacatcttaATATATTCTGCATTACAATACATTGGTATGCatgtattttattttgttttgtagGGACAAACACCGCATCTTGGAACTATTTCTTAGCAGCATACCGAACTACAACGCTATGGGGACAACCAACCCAGTAGCGGGCCCAAGATCCCAACTCAAGATGACCAGAGAGCTCAAAATTTTGAATCATTCAAATTAGGCCGTAAAATTCAAGCTATCATGAGTGACCAATCTTTCGGCTTGTTGTATCGTCACAATACGATACTAGGGCAAGTCTTGGGAGTGCCGCTTCCTCAAAATCCAtactccagaactacatgagacttgatcctcgttaagcctgaggtatgtaagcaattcaaagctaCAATTCAGCCCAATATTCCCAAACTTTCCTAGAATCTTCCTCAAATCAATTCCGCAACTCATAATTTTCATGCAATTATTGCATAGCATGCCTAAAGTCAGGACAAAATTGACTTTGGTTTAATTTCTTCGCTAGAAAACTCTTTTATCGTCttcggtcaaagaggggcagctgttgacggccgattttgaccctcccttttataattaattaattcacgcttaacaatttatgataaatactttaaaagtattttctattaatgaatatctattttataaattaattaagtattagttttaaaattaatcatgTAGTACTGATATTTTGtaattacaaatgtatttactattataaaaataaattttgtatatatattatagattttataatttgacaaaattactACTTAATTTATAGTGAATTAGGTTACTatgttaatattttaaaattagcgTTATAAGTCAAAATATGTGTtatttatagataattaattaaaataattagcaacatatagtaattataattttaccatatttttttgaaattgttaagcttattaaaattaattttaagaGGGTTGAAAACTAAAAGGCTAAAATGGCAATTCCTTCATTAAAAATGAAGTGGCTATTCATTAAATCAAAACTAGCTAAAATACCAAGCCCAATCCGGACCTGACCCAGTCAAAATACCCCATCTCATTCCAAGTTGGCAGCCCATCCCACTCCTTGTGAACCAACCAGGTCGCGCCACGTCACTCTCTAATCTCACTCACAAAAAAAACCCAAGCAATCTGAGCCGTTGATTCAAATCATCAACTATAACAAATTATCCCTATTTTCCCGTTTAATCTCGACCGAGTATTAGATATTATCTCAGTCGTTGGATCACACAGATCCAACAGTCCCCGTATTTTCCcgaaattgattttcttaaatGCGTAACACCTCGATTTATCGGGGCTGTTGATCAAACGATCCAACGGCCCAGATCCCTTCCCTTGACTTTAACCTTAGAGATGCCCCAATACCTCAGAAACCCTAAATCATTTGTCACATGCCCATTTGCCCTTATTTCCCCTACTTCTCTCTTTTCTCTCGTCTGCCCAGCTCCATCAATCaacagaccttgcacaaattagtgCAAGGTCGTGAAATTAACTTCAAATCATCCCCTTTGCCTTCATTATCCATGAATCCTGCCGACTTTCCTTCATTTGTTCGCTGAAATCAGAAATGCCAGGACCTGGCTCCTTAAAATTAAAGCACCATTCCATTGTCCCGTCAAATCAACTCACAAATCTACTTCCTTTATTCCAATGAGATTAAGTCAGTAAGCTCAGTTTTCCATTCTCGTTGTTATGATTCAAAAATCCCAATTCGAAACCCTAGACCTAGCTGATGAGTTTTCATTTCATCTGGTTTCCTCACTCATTCTGCCAAATCGGAGTATGCATGTCCACGATTCAGAGTTCATCATGAATATTCTGTATCTagaggtcaaacgcagtgacctctgggttttgggatttgtccACCGGTCCCTTTGCCCTCAGCGATCAACTGTACTCCACTTAGGTAAACTCAAATACTGAATTCACCCTTTGTCTCTTGATTTTCTTTCGATTTGCTCACATCATCAACTCATCGTCACTCTCAACTATCTTAGTTTGAAATCTAAAACCTTAAAGCCTAAAATGGCACTATAAAAAGGGGTCTTCAATGCTCACCTAACACGAACAAACATACACTAACACACTAAGCACACACAAAGAAAACACTAAGAAAATTAGGGTTTCTGGTCTTAGCTCTCTTACTCTTTTCCCTCTCTTTTGTCGAGTTCTTTTGATGGTTCAAGCTTGAAGGTTCTGGGATCTTGAGAAACAAAAAGAATTCATTTGGCCTGCTTCCCTTAAGAAGGTCAGCATCTTtctctccctttttctttttgttcattTCTTTGAATGATTTAGATATGTCGAGTTTAATTCTGTAGATTATAATTATTCTGTATGTGTTTGACATATTTGTTTTTTTGCTTTGTTAGTTTGACGACCTTTTATGGTTATCTTGTTCTGTTATGATTCTCTAAAGTGATAATCGATTAAGTCATTGATAATTGTTGATCTTTGTTCTGAGTTTTCCTACAGTCTCCATGCTTAAATTCTTATATGTTTATGTTCAATACGAATTTCATAGTTCTCAGTGACTTGCAGTAAAATCATCTTTGTCTTATTAAACTTTTGTATTTTTGTGAGTTTTGGAAGCTGAATTTACTACCTAATAGTTATG
This region of Nicotiana tomentosiformis chromosome 4, ASM39032v3, whole genome shotgun sequence genomic DNA includes:
- the LOC138909579 gene encoding uncharacterized protein; translated protein: MPTIKLAKWQILLSKFDIMYITQMSIKGQALADHLVKNPVEGDYEPLIMYFPDEEVLFAGEDIAELYTRWRMFFDGAANFKGVGIGAVLILEFGQYYPASAKIRFLCTNNMAEYEACILGIIIVVDININELLAIGDSDLQIHQVQGEWSTKNVKILSCLHSVKELCKKFTKIKFKHTSRI